A genomic segment from Bosea sp. OAE506 encodes:
- the tatB gene encoding Sec-independent protein translocase protein TatB: MFDIAWSEFMLIGAVALVVIGPKDLPKAMRTVGQAVGKIRRMASEFQGQFNDAMREAELHDLKKQVEDVGGSVSSAMNPDFKPIEMPASTGLDDAALKEAEAKLSALPPPDPLPPVEITPADVAPAAQAASPEPAVESAVPAPVKTPRKRKTAAAEPGEGSAA; encoded by the coding sequence ATGTTCGACATCGCCTGGAGCGAATTTATGCTGATCGGGGCGGTCGCGCTCGTCGTGATCGGCCCCAAGGACCTGCCCAAGGCGATGCGGACCGTCGGGCAGGCGGTCGGCAAGATTCGCCGGATGGCCTCGGAGTTCCAGGGTCAGTTCAACGATGCGATGCGCGAGGCCGAACTCCACGACCTGAAGAAACAGGTCGAGGATGTCGGCGGCTCGGTGTCGAGCGCGATGAACCCCGACTTCAAGCCGATCGAGATGCCGGCCTCGACCGGGCTCGACGATGCGGCGCTGAAGGAGGCCGAGGCCAAGCTCTCCGCGCTGCCGCCGCCCGATCCGTTGCCGCCGGTCGAGATCACACCTGCCGATGTCGCGCCCGCGGCCCAGGCCGCGTCGCCCGAGCCTGCGGTAGAATCCGCCGTGCCCGCGCCAGTGAAGACGCCGCGCAAGCGCAAGACCGCGGCCGCCGAGCCTGGTGAAGGGAGCGCGGCATGA
- the surE gene encoding 5'/3'-nucleotidase SurE gives MRILVTNDDGIHAEGLAVMERIAAQLSDDVWVVAPETDQSGVAHSLSLSNPLRLRQVGEKRFAVAGTPTDCVIMAVRSIMIENRPDLVLSGVNRGQNVAEDVTYSGTIAAAMEGTLLGIPSIAVSQGYGPGGRENIHWDCAEHHAPGIIRRILDEGIPKEILFNLNFPNVAPDEVAGVAVTVQGRRDQELMQLQPRQDGRGNPYFWIAFARGKSEPANGTDLRALAEKKISVTPLELDLTHEPTLTRFARVFA, from the coding sequence ATGCGCATTCTCGTGACCAATGACGACGGCATCCATGCCGAGGGCCTCGCTGTCATGGAGCGCATCGCGGCGCAGCTCTCCGACGATGTATGGGTCGTCGCGCCGGAGACCGACCAGTCGGGCGTGGCGCATTCGCTGTCGCTGTCGAACCCGCTGCGGCTGCGGCAGGTCGGCGAGAAGCGCTTCGCGGTCGCGGGCACGCCGACCGATTGCGTGATCATGGCGGTGCGCTCGATCATGATCGAGAACCGGCCCGACCTCGTGCTGTCGGGCGTCAATCGCGGCCAGAACGTCGCCGAGGACGTGACCTATTCCGGCACCATCGCCGCGGCGATGGAGGGCACGCTGCTCGGCATCCCCTCGATCGCGGTGAGCCAGGGTTACGGCCCGGGCGGGCGCGAGAACATCCACTGGGACTGCGCCGAGCATCATGCGCCGGGCATCATCCGCCGGATTCTCGACGAAGGCATCCCGAAGGAGATTCTGTTCAACCTGAACTTCCCCAATGTCGCGCCCGACGAGGTCGCCGGTGTGGCGGTGACGGTGCAGGGCCGGCGCGACCAGGAGCTGATGCAGCTCCAGCCGCGGCAGGATGGGCGCGGCAACCCGTATTTCTGGATCGCCTTCGCGCGGGGCAAGAGCGAGCCGGCCAACGGCACCGACCTGCGCGCGCTGGCCGAGAAGAAGATCTCGGTGACGCCGCTGGAACTGGACCTGACCCATGAGCCGACGCTGACGCGGTTCGCGCGGGTGTTTGCGTGA
- the tatC gene encoding twin-arginine translocase subunit TatC, with protein MSVANPRDGEDEIEASRAPLIDHLIELRARLIKSLVAFLVMFFICFAFATQIYNILVQPYVWAAGPGANVQLIYTAPLEYLFTQIKIAAFGAGFFAFPVIATQVYKFVAPGLYKNERQAFAPYLAATPIFFVAGAAMVFFFAMPVLMKFSIGMQQAATDGQAGIALLPKVSEYLSLIMTLIFAFGISFQLPVILTLLGQAGIIDTVFLKEKRRYAIVFVFVVAAVLTPPDVISQLMLAVPMLLLYELSIFSVGYVEKKRAAKQAADDAADAASE; from the coding sequence ATGAGCGTCGCCAATCCGCGCGATGGCGAGGACGAGATCGAGGCCTCCCGCGCGCCGCTGATCGACCATCTGATCGAACTGCGCGCGCGGCTGATCAAGTCGCTGGTCGCCTTTCTGGTGATGTTCTTCATCTGCTTCGCCTTCGCGACGCAGATCTACAACATCCTCGTGCAGCCCTATGTCTGGGCGGCCGGGCCGGGCGCGAACGTGCAGCTGATCTACACGGCGCCGCTCGAATATCTCTTCACCCAGATCAAGATCGCGGCCTTCGGTGCGGGCTTCTTCGCCTTCCCCGTGATCGCCACGCAGGTCTATAAATTCGTCGCGCCGGGGCTCTACAAGAACGAGCGCCAGGCTTTTGCGCCCTATCTGGCGGCGACGCCGATCTTCTTCGTCGCGGGCGCGGCGATGGTGTTCTTCTTCGCCATGCCGGTTCTGATGAAGTTCTCCATCGGCATGCAGCAGGCCGCCACCGACGGGCAGGCCGGCATCGCGCTCCTGCCCAAGGTCAGCGAATATCTCTCGCTGATCATGACGCTGATCTTTGCCTTCGGCATCTCCTTCCAGCTGCCGGTGATCCTGACCCTGCTCGGCCAGGCGGGAATCATCGACACGGTGTTCTTGAAGGAAAAGCGCCGCTACGCGATCGTCTTCGTCTTCGTCGTCGCCGCCGTCCTGACCCCGCCGGACGTGATCTCGCAGCTCATGCTCGCCGTGCCGATGCTGCTGCTCTACGAGCTCTCGATCTTTTCGGTCGGCTATGTCGAGAAGAAGCGCGCCGCCAAGCAGGCCGCTGACGACGCCGCGGACGCGGCGAGCGAGTAG
- the argS gene encoding arginine--tRNA ligase gives MNLFETYSARVAAALAALAERGALPAGLDLGRVVVEPTKDPAHGDLATNAAMVLAKEAGTNPRALAALLVEELGKDAEIVKAEIAGPGFINLTLQPSVFTAILKDAVERGLDYGRGVPKPQPRVNVEYVSANPTGPMHVGHGRGAVFGDALANILAFAGHDVTREYYINDAGAQVDVLARSAFLRYREALGETIMIPEGLYPGDYLVSVGETLAKAHGEALLAKPETEWLPLVRAAAIDGMMAMIRDDLAALGVVHKVFFSERSLQNEGGVDAVGATIDDLRARDLVYEGRLPPPKGQKDEDWEDREQTLFRATQFGDDVDRPLLKSDGSYTYFANDIAYHRSKFTRGFPQMIDVWGADHGGYVKRMQAAVKAVTAGQGALDVKLCQLVKLLRNGEPVKMSKRSGDFVTLREVIDEVGRDAVRFMMIFRKNDATLDFDLAKVVEQSKDNPVFYVQYAHARCASIFRQAREAFPDLDLSPAALAQADLARLTDEAEVGIVKLIAAYPRIVEGAAAAHEPHRLAFFVHELASAFHSLWNKGKDSPQLRFVNQTDRESTLARLAFVHAVRSVLASGLAVAGVAAPEEMR, from the coding sequence ATGAACCTGTTCGAGACCTATTCCGCCCGTGTCGCCGCCGCGCTCGCGGCGCTCGCCGAGCGCGGGGCGCTGCCCGCCGGCCTCGATCTCGGCCGCGTCGTGGTGGAGCCGACGAAGGACCCGGCCCATGGCGATCTCGCGACCAACGCGGCCATGGTGTTGGCCAAGGAGGCCGGAACCAATCCGCGCGCGCTGGCGGCGCTGCTGGTCGAGGAACTCGGCAAGGACGCCGAGATCGTCAAGGCGGAGATCGCGGGGCCGGGTTTCATCAATCTGACGCTGCAGCCTTCCGTCTTCACCGCGATCCTCAAGGACGCGGTCGAGCGCGGTCTCGACTATGGGCGCGGCGTGCCCAAGCCGCAGCCGCGCGTCAATGTCGAATATGTCTCGGCCAATCCGACCGGGCCGATGCATGTCGGCCATGGCCGCGGCGCCGTCTTCGGCGATGCGCTGGCCAACATCCTCGCCTTCGCCGGCCATGACGTGACGCGCGAATACTACATCAACGATGCCGGGGCGCAGGTCGACGTGCTCGCCCGCTCCGCTTTCCTGCGCTACCGCGAGGCATTGGGCGAGACGATCATGATCCCCGAGGGGCTTTATCCGGGTGATTATCTCGTCTCGGTGGGGGAGACCCTAGCCAAGGCCCATGGCGAGGCGCTGCTGGCGAAGCCGGAGACCGAATGGCTGCCGCTGGTTCGGGCCGCTGCCATTGACGGCATGATGGCGATGATCCGCGACGATCTCGCCGCGCTCGGCGTCGTCCACAAGGTGTTCTTCTCGGAGCGCTCGCTGCAAAACGAGGGTGGCGTCGACGCGGTCGGCGCGACCATCGACGATCTGCGCGCCCGCGACCTCGTCTATGAGGGCCGGCTGCCGCCGCCCAAGGGCCAGAAGGACGAGGATTGGGAAGATCGCGAGCAGACGCTGTTCCGTGCCACGCAGTTCGGCGACGACGTCGACCGGCCGCTGCTGAAGTCGGACGGCAGCTACACCTATTTCGCCAACGACATCGCCTATCACCGCTCGAAGTTCACCCGCGGCTTTCCCCAGATGATCGACGTCTGGGGCGCCGACCATGGCGGCTATGTCAAGCGCATGCAGGCGGCGGTGAAGGCCGTGACCGCGGGGCAGGGCGCGCTCGACGTCAAGCTCTGCCAGCTCGTCAAGCTGCTGCGCAACGGCGAGCCGGTTAAAATGTCGAAGCGTTCGGGCGATTTCGTCACGCTGCGCGAGGTCATCGACGAGGTCGGCCGCGACGCTGTGCGCTTCATGATGATCTTCCGCAAGAACGACGCGACGCTCGACTTCGATCTCGCCAAGGTGGTCGAGCAGTCGAAGGACAATCCGGTCTTCTACGTCCAGTATGCCCATGCCCGCTGCGCCTCGATCTTCCGGCAGGCGCGCGAGGCTTTTCCGGATCTGGATCTGTCGCCGGCCGCCCTCGCACAGGCCGATCTCGCCCGGCTCACCGACGAGGCCGAGGTTGGTATCGTCAAGTTGATCGCGGCCTATCCACGCATCGTCGAAGGCGCTGCGGCCGCCCATGAGCCACATCGGCTGGCCTTCTTCGTGCATGAGCTCGCCAGCGCTTTCCATTCCCTATGGAACAAGGGCAAAGACTCGCCGCAATTACGGTTCGTTAATCAAACTGATCGAGAGTCGACCTTGGCGAGGTTGGCGTTTGTGCATGCGGTGCGCAGCGTCCTTGCTTCCGGTCTGGCTGTCGCTGGAGTTGCGGCGCCGGAAGAGATGCGTTGA
- a CDS encoding SPOR domain-containing protein yields MSEPARNRFALDLEDLERQLRSAGQAPRSGQPADPLAELTRIVDQGDPLKDIFGQRGAAAAPQRVTPSWQAPAAVSAQPRIVPEAPRAEPQFDAIQQFQAVAEQSPPPAELRGALDEFEALLRRTDGARPAAPVAPAPASVRAEPRFDAADESFERPEPHAYQRPATTPTARDLDDPNDGYGYQDQPVAYEPQPVQAAAAEEDMPDLEPRRSRKGLYAAAALIVVGVVGVGAAMSLRSPTRTADGLPPTITAATGPTKVEPTNPGGAEIPNQNKQIYERPGDTQAGPTKVVSREEQPVDVQQAARSMPTRVVMPGPGSATATPPANALSQAPASSAPAATPSEPALTPVPPVPGLGEPRRVRTVSIRPDGTPAPPANGTAGYTNGAVPLATGSAPPARPAGLSPASGTAQPAAAAAPVTPSRPATTPPAEAPKAQERAAAPATTPAAPLRIANAAPAAQAPAAPPPATAAIRSGTGDFVVQLGAPGSEAEARATFAALQRKYPGQLGGQAPIVRKTELAGGKTVYRLRVGPYSRDDAASMCTALQAAGGQCFIAKN; encoded by the coding sequence ATGAGTGAGCCCGCTAGAAACCGTTTTGCTCTCGATCTCGAGGATCTCGAGCGCCAGCTCCGCAGTGCCGGGCAGGCGCCCCGCTCGGGCCAGCCGGCCGATCCGCTGGCGGAGCTGACGCGCATCGTCGATCAGGGCGATCCGCTGAAGGATATCTTCGGTCAGCGCGGTGCTGCCGCGGCGCCCCAGCGGGTGACGCCGTCCTGGCAGGCGCCGGCGGCCGTCTCCGCCCAGCCGCGCATCGTGCCGGAGGCGCCGCGCGCCGAGCCGCAGTTCGATGCGATCCAGCAGTTCCAGGCCGTGGCCGAGCAGTCGCCGCCGCCGGCGGAGCTGCGGGGCGCGCTCGACGAGTTCGAGGCGCTGCTGCGCCGCACCGACGGCGCCCGGCCGGCGGCGCCCGTCGCTCCCGCTCCTGCGTCCGTTCGGGCCGAGCCCCGTTTCGATGCAGCCGATGAGAGCTTCGAGCGCCCGGAGCCTCACGCCTATCAGCGCCCGGCCACGACGCCGACGGCGCGCGACCTCGACGATCCCAATGACGGCTATGGCTATCAGGATCAGCCGGTTGCCTATGAGCCGCAGCCCGTCCAGGCCGCTGCCGCCGAGGAGGACATGCCCGACCTCGAGCCCCGCCGCTCGCGCAAGGGGCTTTATGCCGCCGCTGCGCTGATCGTCGTGGGTGTGGTCGGTGTCGGGGCCGCGATGTCGCTGCGCAGCCCGACCCGCACCGCCGACGGCCTGCCCCCGACCATCACTGCGGCCACCGGCCCGACCAAGGTCGAACCCACCAATCCCGGCGGGGCCGAGATCCCGAATCAGAACAAGCAGATCTACGAGCGGCCGGGCGACACCCAGGCCGGCCCGACCAAGGTCGTCAGCCGCGAGGAGCAGCCGGTCGACGTCCAGCAGGCGGCGCGCTCGATGCCGACGCGCGTGGTGATGCCGGGCCCCGGCTCGGCGACAGCCACGCCGCCGGCCAATGCGCTGTCGCAGGCTCCCGCCAGCTCCGCTCCGGCCGCCACGCCGTCCGAGCCTGCCCTGACGCCGGTCCCGCCGGTGCCGGGCCTGGGCGAGCCGCGTCGGGTCCGCACCGTCTCGATCCGTCCCGATGGCACGCCTGCGCCGCCCGCCAACGGCACGGCCGGCTACACCAACGGCGCCGTCCCGCTGGCGACCGGCTCCGCCCCGCCGGCGCGCCCGGCCGGGCTCTCGCCCGCCTCGGGCACCGCCCAGCCCGCCGCCGCCGCGGCCCCCGTCACGCCGTCGCGTCCGGCGACGACCCCGCCGGCCGAGGCTCCGAAGGCCCAGGAGCGCGCCGCCGCTCCGGCCACCACGCCCGCAGCGCCGCTGCGCATCGCCAATGCCGCTCCCGCGGCGCAGGCTCCGGCCGCACCGCCCCCGGCGACGGCGGCGATCCGTTCCGGCACCGGCGACTTCGTCGTCCAGCTCGGCGCTCCGGGCAGCGAGGCCGAGGCCCGCGCCACCTTCGCCGCCCTGCAGCGCAAATATCCGGGCCAGCTCGGCGGCCAGGCGCCGATCGTGCGCAAGACCGAACTGGCCGGGGGCAAGACCGTCTACCGCCTGCGCGTCGGCCCCTATAGCCGCGACGATGCTGCCAGCATGTGCACGGCCCTGCAGGCTGCCGGTGGCCAGTGCTTCATCGCGAAGAACTGA
- the dctP gene encoding TRAP transporter substrate-binding protein DctP, translating into MDRRRFVKTAATGAAGSALIAAPAIAQSQPKISWRLTSSYPKSLDTLFGLSTQVSKRVAEATDGNFQIQVFAPGEIVPGLQALDAVQNGTVECSHTLSSFYIGKDPAYAFETSLPFGFNTRQQNAWLYAGGGLELCRAFMKKQGLYTIPSGNTGAQMGGWFRKEIKSLEDLKGLKMRIAGLGGQIMSKLGVVPQQIAGGDIYPALERGTLDAVEFSGPLDDEKLGFQKVAKYYYYPGFWEGNANVSFLVNLEKWDALPPAYKAIVEAACAEANALCVAKYDHGNPDALIRLAGTGAELRPFPQEVMAAAFKEAFAMYADLASKNAEFKTFYDSFLPYWKKENLWFRVAELPFDAFNAQMSQQMR; encoded by the coding sequence ATGGACCGCCGTCGTTTCGTCAAGACCGCCGCCACCGGCGCAGCGGGCAGCGCGCTGATCGCCGCGCCCGCCATCGCCCAGTCGCAGCCCAAGATCAGCTGGCGCCTGACCTCGAGCTATCCGAAGAGCCTGGACACCCTGTTCGGCCTCTCGACGCAGGTCTCCAAGCGCGTGGCCGAGGCGACGGACGGCAATTTCCAGATCCAGGTCTTCGCGCCGGGCGAAATCGTGCCGGGCCTGCAGGCGCTCGACGCCGTGCAGAACGGTACCGTCGAATGCAGCCACACCCTGTCGAGCTTCTATATCGGCAAGGACCCGGCCTACGCCTTCGAGACCTCGCTGCCCTTCGGCTTCAACACCCGCCAGCAGAACGCCTGGCTCTATGCCGGCGGCGGTCTCGAGCTCTGCCGCGCCTTCATGAAGAAGCAGGGCCTCTACACGATCCCCTCGGGCAATACCGGCGCGCAGATGGGCGGCTGGTTCCGCAAGGAGATCAAGTCGCTGGAGGACCTCAAGGGCCTCAAGATGCGCATCGCCGGCCTTGGCGGGCAGATCATGTCGAAGCTCGGCGTGGTGCCGCAGCAGATCGCGGGCGGGGACATCTACCCGGCGCTGGAGCGCGGCACGCTCGACGCCGTCGAGTTCTCCGGCCCGCTCGACGACGAGAAGCTCGGCTTCCAGAAGGTCGCGAAGTACTACTACTATCCCGGCTTCTGGGAGGGGAACGCCAATGTTAGCTTCCTCGTCAACCTGGAGAAGTGGGACGCGCTGCCGCCGGCCTACAAGGCGATCGTCGAGGCCGCCTGCGCCGAAGCCAATGCGCTCTGCGTCGCCAAATACGATCACGGCAATCCCGACGCGCTGATCCGGCTCGCCGGTACGGGGGCGGAACTGCGACCCTTCCCGCAGGAGGTGATGGCGGCGGCCTTCAAGGAGGCCTTCGCGATGTATGCCGACCTCGCCTCGAAGAACGCCGAGTTCAAGACGTTCTACGATTCCTTCCTCCCGTACTGGAAGAAGGAGAACCTCTGGTTCCGCGTCGCCGAACTGCCCTTCGACGCCTTCAACGCGCAGATGTCGCAGCAGATGCGCTGA
- a CDS encoding twin-arginine translocase TatA/TatE family subunit → MGGVSIWHWIVVGVIVMLLFGRGKVSELMGDVAKGIKSFKKGMAEDETPPPPPTAATPVDPKIIDAQATPSAPAKAETKA, encoded by the coding sequence ATGGGTGGCGTCAGCATCTGGCACTGGATCGTCGTCGGCGTCATCGTGATGCTGCTGTTCGGCCGCGGCAAGGTCTCCGAGCTCATGGGCGACGTGGCCAAGGGCATCAAGTCCTTCAAGAAGGGCATGGCCGAGGACGAGACGCCCCCGCCGCCGCCCACCGCCGCGACCCCTGTCGATCCCAAGATCATCGACGCGCAGGCCACCCCTTCCGCGCCGGCGAAGGCCGAGACCAAGGCCTGA
- a CDS encoding ScpA family protein codes for MAAQLPFEEDGPERDGEPALRVDVDGYEGPLDLLLDLARRQKVDLHRISILALAEQYLVFVEQARALRLELAADYLVMAAWLAYLKSRLLLPEPPRGEEPSAADLATSLALRLRRLEAIRAAARKLASRERLGQDVFARGAPEAVVAGARPVWEAELYDLLSAYAQQRMKRVQGHISVGQRVVWSLVEAREALQRLVGEAGDWTQIDPYLTRYMTSHGLPAREMAATVRASALSAMLEMVKEGVLDLRQDEAFAPLYLRRRSARPPALPLSRGDGL; via the coding sequence ATGGCGGCGCAACTGCCATTCGAGGAGGACGGCCCGGAACGCGACGGCGAGCCGGCGCTGCGGGTCGATGTCGACGGCTATGAGGGCCCGCTCGATCTGCTGCTCGATCTCGCGCGCCGGCAGAAGGTCGATCTCCACCGGATCTCGATCCTGGCGCTGGCCGAGCAATATCTCGTCTTCGTCGAGCAGGCGCGGGCCCTGCGGCTGGAACTGGCGGCCGATTATCTCGTGATGGCGGCCTGGCTCGCCTATCTCAAATCCCGCCTGCTGCTGCCCGAACCGCCCAGGGGCGAGGAGCCCAGCGCAGCCGACCTCGCGACCTCGCTGGCGCTGCGCCTGCGCCGGCTGGAGGCGATCCGTGCCGCGGCACGAAAGCTCGCCTCGCGCGAGCGGCTTGGGCAGGACGTGTTCGCGCGCGGCGCGCCCGAGGCGGTCGTCGCCGGAGCCCGGCCCGTCTGGGAGGCGGAGCTCTACGATCTGCTCTCGGCCTATGCCCAGCAGCGGATGAAGCGCGTTCAGGGGCACATCTCGGTCGGCCAGCGCGTGGTCTGGTCGCTGGTCGAGGCGCGCGAGGCGCTGCAGCGGCTCGTCGGCGAGGCCGGAGACTGGACGCAGATCGACCCCTATCTGACCCGCTACATGACGTCGCATGGGCTGCCCGCTCGGGAGATGGCGGCGACGGTCCGGGCGTCGGCCCTTTCGGCCATGCTGGAGATGGTCAAGGAGGGGGTTCTCGACCTGCGGCAGGACGAGGCCTTCGCGCCGCTTTATCTGCGCCGCCGCTCGGCGCGACCGCCGGCCCTGCCGCTGTCGCGCGGAGACGGCCTGTGA
- the serS gene encoding serine--tRNA ligase → MYDIKWIRENAEAFDTGLKRRGLEPLSTSLLALDDARRSAIAKAQASQERRNALSKEIGKAMGAKDVALAEQLKAEVASLKELQPQLEAEEKAAKATLDEQLAAIPNKPHDEVPDGADEHGNVVTSVHGTKPEETGKRLVGINQAKEHYELGEALGQMDFERAAKLSGSRFVVLERQIARLSRAIGQFMLDTHTEEHGYTEVMPPLMVRDDAMFGTAQLPKFSNDQFRCETEEEQRRHGLSEFEAIWSLAIDTAERMGIAKSRAGAKAELGEFEYRHNPYRTWLIPTAEVPLTNLVRESILSEEELPRRYTALTPCFRAEAGSAGRDTRGMLRQHQFEKVELVSITTPEKSAEEHERMLACAEAVLKKLDLHYRVMTLCTGDMGFASQKTYDIEVWLPGQKTYREISSCSVCGDFQARRMDARYRPKEGGAPRFVHTLNGSGTAVGRALIAVMENYQNADGSITVPEVLVPYMRGVTKIEKA, encoded by the coding sequence ATGTACGACATCAAATGGATTCGCGAGAACGCTGAGGCGTTCGACACCGGGCTGAAGCGGCGGGGGCTTGAGCCGCTCTCGACCTCGCTGCTGGCGCTGGACGACGCGCGCCGCTCGGCCATCGCGAAGGCCCAGGCCTCGCAGGAGCGCCGCAATGCCCTCTCCAAGGAGATCGGCAAGGCGATGGGGGCGAAGGATGTTGCCCTCGCCGAGCAGCTCAAGGCCGAGGTTGCGAGCCTGAAGGAGCTTCAGCCGCAGCTGGAGGCTGAGGAGAAGGCGGCCAAGGCCACCCTCGATGAGCAGCTCGCGGCGATCCCGAACAAGCCCCATGACGAGGTGCCGGACGGCGCCGACGAGCACGGCAATGTCGTGACGTCGGTTCATGGCACGAAGCCCGAGGAGACCGGCAAGCGGCTCGTCGGCATCAACCAGGCCAAGGAGCATTACGAGCTCGGCGAGGCGCTTGGCCAGATGGATTTCGAGCGGGCGGCGAAGCTGTCGGGCTCGCGCTTCGTCGTGCTGGAGCGCCAGATCGCGCGGCTGTCCCGCGCGATCGGGCAGTTCATGCTCGACACCCACACCGAGGAGCACGGCTACACCGAGGTGATGCCGCCGCTGATGGTGCGCGACGACGCGATGTTCGGCACGGCGCAGTTGCCGAAGTTCAGCAATGATCAATTCCGATGCGAGACGGAAGAAGAGCAGCGGCGGCACGGTCTTTCAGAGTTCGAGGCAATTTGGTCGCTGGCGATCGACACGGCCGAGCGTATGGGAATCGCCAAATCAAGAGCTGGAGCGAAGGCTGAACTTGGCGAGTTCGAATATCGACATAATCCATACCGGACTTGGCTCATCCCCACCGCCGAAGTTCCGCTGACCAATCTCGTGCGCGAATCGATCCTCTCCGAGGAGGAGCTGCCGCGGCGCTACACCGCGCTGACCCCCTGTTTCCGGGCCGAGGCTGGCTCGGCGGGGCGCGACACGCGCGGCATGTTGCGCCAGCACCAGTTCGAGAAGGTCGAGCTGGTCTCGATCACGACGCCGGAGAAGTCGGCCGAGGAGCATGAGCGCATGCTCGCCTGTGCCGAGGCCGTGCTGAAGAAGCTCGACCTGCATTATCGCGTGATGACGCTGTGCACCGGCGATATGGGCTTCGCCTCGCAGAAGACCTACGACATCGAGGTCTGGCTGCCTGGCCAGAAGACCTATCGCGAGATCTCGTCCTGCTCGGTCTGCGGCGATTTCCAGGCCCGCCGGATGGATGCGCGCTACCGGCCCAAGGAGGGCGGCGCGCCGCGCTTCGTCCACACGCTGAACGGCTCGGGCACGGCGGTCGGCCGGGCGCTGATCGCCGTGATGGAAAACTACCAGAACGCCGATGGCTCGATCACGGTGCCCGAGGTGCTGGTGCCCTATATGCGCGGCGTGACGAAGATCGAGAAGGCGTGA
- the nagZ gene encoding beta-N-acetylhexosaminidase: MTSRAFIAGCLGTNLTPDERAFFRDARPWGFILFRRNTQDPAQVAALTAELRETVGWHAPILIDQEGGRVQRMAPPHWPKYPPARAFLGINDPLQQRETVRLSARLMAHDLKAVGIDVDCLPVLDVPVAGSHDVIGDRAYAHEPDRVAQLGRAAAEGLLAGGVLPVIKHMPGHGRARADSHHDLPVVDASLDELRAHDFRPFRHLADMPMAMTAHVVFTALDAKNPATVSRKVVQEIMRGELGYDGLIMTDDISMKALSGGFAQKARAAIRAGVDVVLHCHGIMEEMVAIAGAVPEMRGDRARRAAMALARIRHEPEPLEVEAARAQVASALALGG; this comes from the coding sequence ATGACCTCGCGCGCCTTCATCGCCGGCTGCCTCGGCACGAACCTGACCCCGGACGAGCGGGCCTTCTTCCGCGACGCCCGGCCCTGGGGCTTCATCCTGTTCCGGCGCAACACGCAGGACCCGGCCCAGGTCGCGGCGCTCACCGCCGAACTCCGCGAGACCGTGGGCTGGCACGCGCCGATCCTGATCGACCAGGAGGGCGGGCGGGTGCAGCGTATGGCCCCGCCGCACTGGCCGAAATATCCCCCGGCCCGCGCCTTCCTCGGCATCAACGACCCGCTGCAGCAGCGCGAGACGGTGCGCCTCTCCGCCCGGCTGATGGCGCATGATCTCAAGGCGGTCGGCATCGATGTCGACTGCCTGCCCGTGCTCGACGTGCCGGTTGCGGGCAGCCACGACGTCATCGGCGACCGTGCCTATGCGCATGAGCCCGACCGTGTCGCGCAGCTCGGCCGGGCTGCGGCCGAGGGGCTGCTGGCGGGAGGCGTGCTGCCGGTGATCAAGCATATGCCCGGTCATGGCCGGGCGCGGGCCGACAGCCATCACGATCTGCCGGTCGTGGACGCCTCGCTCGACGAATTGCGGGCGCATGATTTCCGGCCGTTCCGGCATCTGGCGGATATGCCGATGGCGATGACGGCGCATGTCGTCTTCACTGCGCTCGACGCGAAGAACCCGGCGACGGTCTCGCGCAAGGTCGTGCAGGAGATCATGCGCGGTGAGCTCGGTTATGACGGGCTGATCATGACCGACGACATCTCGATGAAGGCGCTCTCGGGCGGCTTCGCGCAGAAGGCGAGGGCGGCGATCCGCGCGGGCGTCGATGTCGTGCTGCATTGCCACGGCATCATGGAGGAGATGGTCGCCATCGCCGGCGCCGTGCCGGAGATGCGGGGCGACCGCGCCCGCCGCGCCGCGATGGCGCTCGCGCGCATCCGCCACGAGCCCGAGCCGCTCGAAGTCGAGGCCGCCCGCGCCCAAGTCGCGAGCGCGCTTGCCTTGGGCGGCTGA